In Rosa rugosa chromosome 4, drRosRugo1.1, whole genome shotgun sequence, the genomic stretch TGTTTTGCAGAAAATTAACTTACCCTAAATGCTTCTGTGGTTCTGGATTTTACAAAATCCAACCACACTTCCATTGAATCTATATTATCAGGTTTGAGGAGGGCAGCAGCACGTGGTAATTAAGCCTACCGATTCAGCTTGCTGCATCACTTCTTTCATTGTCAATGATCTGTAATCTCGCCAAAGCTTCATCATTTTATGGAACACATTTCTTTTGCAAATTTCTGGAACAATATATTTTTGctacaaaataaaattgaacAATATATTAGAGTTTCCAATGCTCCATTACTAATAGGACTAGCGAAGAGAAAGATCAATTAAGATAAGCAAGTCCAAATTATAAGAAAGTAGTTTACCATGATATGTTCCCAAATTTGTATTTTGTACTTATCAGTGAGGTTTTTCCACTCAGTTGTCAATGGTACGAACTCTCTTGTTGTGACTCCAAGGAAGGAGGAGAACCCTGCTGCATATTCCCCATAAGGCTGACCTCTGACATTGAACTGAACTTCAACCCGACCCTTGTTCTTAAAATCTTTATTATCCCCCTTTGCTTTGTCCCTTAGAGGTCTCTTCGAATAATCTGAGGTTGTCTCATTTTCACACCTAATTGGACTATTAGGTGCTGGAGTATGTGATTCCCTATGTGAGTTATTAGAACCTCCATCCGAAATTCTTATTCCTGAATTCCTTTCTTCCCTGTTAATAGCAATAACAACTGCCTCTATActctttttttgcttttttcttgTCTTGCCACCTTTTTTTGAAGTCTGGACATACACAAacaggggcggagccacgtgGGGAcccagtgggtcccgtgccccactcagttttatatattttttaatttttgtacaTGAAAACGATGATAAATAGCTTGAAGTTTATGAAAAATCATTGCCAGCCGACTTGGTGTAGTGGCAAAGTTTACATGGTTTTTGCAGCTGGTCTCAGGTTCGAATCATGCATGCTGGGAAGTTAGTTtttcaattgttttcttttctttttgacaaCATTAACAAGTTTTTTCTTATAGTtttaaaagttaaaaataaattatgtctcATGAGAAATTGTCTAATATTTAAAGCtataaattttattcataaaatatataatttaaaaaatatatattaatcttaccttaattttatttaatttgttatctttaattaaagttttggtatatattttaaattcaaatttatttttttttcttctaaaatttCTGAATGCCCCACTTCATATGaaattctggctccgccactgtaCACAAAGTGAAGTGAGGTTGCATTTTGGCATAAAAGGCCAGGTTCGGTATTCGTAATGGAAACCAGAAAAACATAACATAATGGAACGTAATTCAACCGACAttagaaaaacaaaatttgataacataagaaatgaaaatttgaaGTGGTTGATGCTTCTCAAGTTCATAGAATTATAGCACATGGCAACTTATGATAAAGAGTCTGTAAGGTCAAGTTTCATTCAAGGAGGAGGAGACCAAATACCAAGTCACCCCACTTAAAATCTCAATATCAAATTTAGTTTTTTAAGATTGAACTTACTTCTCCAGTAGACATGGTACTAACTTGGCAGATTCTCAAGTGTGAAGACAAAAGATCGGTATGGTCTTCAAATCAGAGTTCTGTGGACTCACCGTCACCACTTTCGCTATCAGTCTGTTAACAAACAAAGTGATATAGTTAGATATAATTAAAAATGGTACAAAGAATCATCTCATATAAATAGGTCATATATAGATGTTTATGATATGCAAACAAGCATTACCGATGCCTCACTCATCACATCACAATGATTTCTTCGTAAATCTTCATCTACGAAATTTAGGGAAAGTTCTGACAAATCTAATGGTACAGATGGCATGTAATCAGTTTCACCAGGATTCTCATTATCATACAAGCCTCTTGGTGGTGCTCTTAAGACTACAGACCAATTCGATACATCACTTTCTCTTGAGTAAAACACTTGATTTGCTTGTGATGCAAAGATAAAAGGATCCCTTTGAAACTGATGCTGGCCTATTCTAAGATTAACTAGTGTAAATCCTTCTTCAACCTTAACACCATTTACTATGTTAGCCCAATCGCAGTCAAACATTGGAACTTTGAATTTGCGATAGTCTAGCAAAATAATTTCTTTTATAACCCCATAATAATCTACTTTATCCAACTTAAGCATTGTGTCTCTTGCACTTGCTCGGCAATATGTGTCAGCTTCAACAGAAACACCACAGTTCTGTGTCCCTTTTTCAGACTCCCTAGTGTGAAATCGGTTCCAGTTAATAAGGTAGCCTGAACATGATAAAACTTCCCGTTTCGGCTTACACGTAATCCACCTTACAGTATCCGACATAGTACTACAATCGCTGGTTCTAACTTTGTCTGCCAACCAATCACTAAAAGTCCTCTGATGTTTCATTTGTAGAAGACTTGTGTTTTTTTCAAGACGCTTGTCCACGAGCTTAAGCTCATCTTTATGTAACCTGGTAAGATACGAAGTTATAATAAATTTAGTGTACTGATTTGTAAAGGTAAAGGTAAAAGTAAAAGTAGGGCACTACTAATTCATACAGAGTAAAACTATAAAAACTGTATTCAAAAACTATGGGGAACAGATCACATTCTACAAAGCCTATTAACTTAAAAAGGTGGaaagtcacaaactttgctgtTTAGAAACAACAAGAAACACAgaaagtgaagaagagagaaacaCAGAAATAGATAAAATCTTACTCTTTCCATGGATCAAGCTCTGTAGTATTTGTCAATACATAACGATGAGCAATCTCCCACATAGTAGGAGTCAATTGTCTTAACTTCTTCAGACCAATAGGCTTCCCTTCCAATATAATTTCATCTTCACAATCTTCATTACGTTTATGTTGAACACATATTTCAGCAGCTTCTTTGATGTACCCATCACAAAAGCGTGTTATCTCTTCAGCTAGATACTTCTCTGCTATACATCCTTCTAGGTTTGAACGGTTTTTAACATAATCCTTTAAGACTTTCATATACCTAAATCATCAGAAAAAATGAACTGAAATTTAGTAAAGATTAGAATAGCTTTacagaaaagaataaaagaatctGACTCACCTTTCAAAATGGAACATCCAGCAAAATAGCACCGGACCAGCAATCAGAACTTGTTGTGCAAGGTGAATGGTTAGGTGGACCATAACATCAAAGAAAGAAGGAGGAAAAAACCTCTCAAGCATGCAGAGAGTTTCTGGAAGCTCTTTATCTAGTAGCTCTACTTTGTTTATATCAATCACCCTTTGGCATAGCAAATTCAAAGAAGCACATAACCGAAAGATAGAAACCCTTGGTCCCTTTGGTAACAATCCTCTTAGTGCTACTGACAACAATTGTTGTATTAGGACATGACAATCATGAGACTTTAGGTTCAGAATCTTATTGTCCTCTAATGACACTCTACTTGCAATATTAGAGCTGTACCCATCCGACATTCTTAGGTTAAATAACCTTTTACAAAAGATAGGTCTCTCTGTTCTTAAAAGGATGTATGGTGGTGTAGTCCCTTTAGAACTACTAGCTCCATCCTTTTTTCAGTGCAACTTTTTTCCAATCCCCAACTCTTGTAAGTCTTTACGAGAGTTTAGGTTGTCCTTAGTTTTACCTTTCATGTCCAAAAGTGTACCAATAATGCTCTCACAAACATTCTTTTCAATGTGCATCATGTCTAGATTGTGACGCAAAAGTAGATTCTGCAGCACAAACAAATCATGCATTAAAACTAATTAATACTAGAACTTATCTGTAAATGGTAGGTCAAAGAAAATTAATATGTAATGGGAAAAATAACATACCTTCCAATAAGGCAGctcaaagaaaattgacttCTTCTTCCAGCGCTTTGTGAGCTTAGTAGGATCATCACCATCACTCTCTGAATCAATATCTCTTTcattctttctcttcctctttctgttttcccctttcttcttcttcccccaattatttttaatattttttacaACTTCAAAAACTTCGGAACCAGTTAATTGTCTAGGCTTTTCCCTATACTCTTCAGTTCCATCAAACCAACCTGCTTTTGACCGGAAAGGGTGATCATGAGGAAGAAAAGTTCTATGACACATGTATAtatgaatattttttttccatttgTTAGCCACTGTGAGTATGTCTGCACACCACAAACTGGACAAGCTTTTTTTCCTTTGGTGGAATATCCCGATAAATTCCCGTAAGCGGGAAAATCATTTATGGCCCACATCAACAAAGCTTTCAAATTGAATGTGGAGTTCATAAATGCATCATACACCCTCACCCCATTCACCCACAACTCTCTCAAATCTTTTATAAGAGGTTGTAAATACACATCTATATCGTTTCTCGGTTGCTTCGGTCCCGGGATGAGCAATGTCAACATTAAATTTTCCTTTGACATGCATAAAGAAGGAGGAAGATTATAGATAACCAAAATCACTGGCCAACAACTATATCGAGAACTAAAATCACCAAAGGGATTAAATCCATCTGATGATAGGCCAAGTCTTAGGTTACGAGGGTCCGATGCAAATGAAGGTCAATTACTATCTATGCTCTTCCATGCCAACGAGTCAACTGGGTGGTGCATCATGCCATCCTGACTCTTGTGTGTGTGATGCCACCTTAATTGTTCTGCCTTCTCAACTGACTTGAACATCCTTCTAAATCTAGGTATGATTGGAAAGTATCTGAGTACCTTCGCTGGAACTCCTTCTTGAATCTTTTGTGTGCGCTTATCAACTTTCCAGCGTGATGAGCCACACTTAGGACACTTATCTGCATGTTCTAGTTCTTTTCTAAATAGACAACAATCTCTAACACAAGCATGTATTTTCTCATAACCTAGATCAAATGCATTTAACAATTTTTTTGCATTGTATAAAGAGCTAGGAAGAGTGTTGTCATGCGGTAGAAACCCATGAATCATCTCAACCATATCATCAAACTCTATATTAGACAAACCATGCCTTGCCTTAAACTTATACATAGCTACTGTTGCCGACATTTTTGACAAAGTACGTAGAGCCTTTATAGATAGGATGTTCTACCTCCTCTAATAAATGTCCAAAATCAGGCTCTTCTCTTTCATCTCCAGGTTCCCTAACATCTTTTTCTTCAGAAAATGCATCATTATCTTCAAAGAGTGCATCCTGAAACATTCTATATGTTTTAGGCATTTCAACATTTTCATCCGGGAATGTTGGCTCATCCCCATGCCATGTCCACCTACTATAAAGAGGATCTAGCCCATAGCAGATCAGGTGGTCATATACTACATTAAAGTTGTGGCGTTTGAAACTTATACAATTGTTACAAGGACAACGAATCCTTTCTGGATTCCCCATACTCGTTTGGACATTATCAACGAACTTCCTTGCTCCTTGTTTATATATAACTGTGTTTCTAGacaaaagaaagggaaaaaaaaaattttacttAGTATCTACAGTTCATGTTCTTTACATTCAATTAGAGTTTAGGATTTTAAAATTTAACCTTTCATATTTGGTCCATTCTTTTTCCATGATGGCTGGTCTATGATTTCCTTGGGGCTCGTCTTTATATGTTTTCAGACCACCAACACTCTAAAACTAACACAGAATCATTCACTGCAAGACATGGAAAAGACAGAAGCAAGATAATATTTAAAAAGATTATATGTTTTCTGTCTAAACTAACAGCTAGCTTAAACAGATTGGTTTGGAGGTGAGAATAGAAAACAAGGAAACAAAGGAGAAAAAGGAATGTGTCAGGTGTCATCTAGAGTTCCCTTGACCACTTCATTTATATATCATCAATAATATTTAAGGTATCATATCCATCAAAGCTAGCACACAGAGAATAACACTACCTCTAACACTACCTCTCCAGTACAATTCATATTTTCAATTGCCTAAACCGAAGCAACAGAACTCACAATCCTTTTCCAATTGATAGAACTCAAAATCTAAATATCCAAGTATCCAACCACAATCTCATTTGTACCCCCACACCATTTCACCACCTCTCTCAGAGCCTAAAATTTGATCACAACTACCCCAATCATACATGCATAACCCAACTAAAGATAAAGTTGTCATTTTTCAAGTAATGAATCTTAGGAAAAGAACAGAAAAGAAACCATACCATTTACAGTACTTATGGGACACTCCCCGAGGCCAAGTTAAAATCCTACATGTATGCAGAGGATACATGAAGACAATGAGATTCtttaattgaaaaaagaaatgaaacacAGGCATAGAAATATAAGCCATGATCAATTTAAGAATGAGAATTACATTTGTGACAGACAAAGTTTGCAGCAGGCAGGCAAAGTGGTAATACCAATCAACATATTAATACAGCAAAAATGGATGACACAACTTTTCAGCTTATCAGACACTATCGACTAACACAAGTTCAATGTCACACGATACATAACCAATTTCAACATAACAGTCAACTCAATCTTAGGCAAGATAGGACAAGCAATgagaaacataataaaaatgCACTAATTTAACTAAAGAGCAGTATAACTTACATCTTCTTCCATTAGCCTGCTGGACATCCTGAGCTGAAGGTAAGGTCTTCTAGACTTGATCCAGGAACTGCACGTCAAAACCTGCCAAAGAATACATCAACCAGATAAATCAAATCGACATATCCAGAGTATAAATAACATCTTAGAAACAGACAGTATGGGTATCTCATAGTATAAAACTTACAAGAACATACATAACAAGAACATATATCATTCCTAAACTATAGATACTGTCATCATAAAAGGTATAAGTTAACATAACTTAGCCCAACAACTATGACCATCACTCGAAGCTCTTAACAACTGAATTAACAAAGTAACAAATACTTCAtaaaaatatcaaaatcataCAACCAAAAAAGCACAAAGAGCATCAATCCCTATATAAACAAACAGTATTGTGTGTATGTATAATTATTCACATATATTGTACGCATAATGAAGCCTCTTCAGTTCAAGTCTCCAAAAATTTTCCTCATGGATAATCTCGGAAGAACGAAACTATATTTGAATCCTCATCAAAGGCGgttatctaaaacactatattTCAAACCCTAAAAGACAATCAGGCTGGTATAGCACAAGAGCTACCTAAAATCACAAAAGAGCTATTGATTCCTATTATCAAAGCTGTGAAAGTCACATACAAACTGTGAAAGTCAAAGagcaaaaaaaattatcaaacaCTCTTTTGCAAATAAATTCTTGTCATCTCTCTCAGGACTTTTATCAAACATATGGTATGCACAACTCACTAACTCAGATTGGCCTGTAACAAAACTCATATTCAAAAGAAGTGCAGGGAATTGTGAACGGGCATACATGAACCTTCCTCCAGAACTCTAACCATTTCCAAACCCAGAAATGCACAACTCTCAAAAACAACTTCAActtcaaaatgaattttcagCTTAAATTTCCTCAATtaactacaaaatagaaacagaaaaccaaaactcGGAGAGATAACTTGGCCCTCACTTAGTTCTACAATCATTCCACACAATCAAACCCTAATCGAACCACAAAATCAACAAGAAATTCAAAACGAGCTGAATCAACAAAATGCAGGAGAAGAGCTAGTGAGAATTCAAAGCAGGAAATCGAAGATGCAGAGAAGACGTTCGATGAAAttaccgagagagagagagactggtcCTGAGCTCAAGATGAAAttaccgagagagagagactggtcCGACTGGTCCTGAGCTCAAGATGAAActaccgagagagagagagagagagagagactagtCTGACTGGTCCTGAGCTCAAGATGAAActaccgagagagagagagactggtcCTTGAGAACTTGAGCGGGAAATAGATGTGGTTTTGGCGCCAGAACGGTGAAGACGAAGTGAGCTTGACGAAGTGAGAGAATATGGCAGCTGAAATTTGAAGAAGAAGTGATTGAAATGATAACGTAACGTAAAGAATTGAAATCAGAtccctcttttttgtttttcttttttcaataagaaaagagaagttttaaatacacacccctaattacttaatacacactgcTTACTCAATACACataccatttaatttctcattctaacattttactaaatacacaacccaaattacctaaaatatccttaaacttaaaaaaccatgaaatacactattatttaactacattaaggctactgtttaatttgattagtatatataattgaccatattaattacttgttttagttattgggaaatccataaggattcattattgttcccttcaaagttcaaataaatgcttagaaataggttttgtattatttgagctctcatccaccaaacaccctaTTGaccaagtataaaattttgagtcaaacattcaaccaaaactgtatcagtagtttctccataATGGCGGACTACGaagttgtcattggatggtcaaacaaattaacaattacaaagttttatacctgtgatgttttatattagataataaattgactaatcataacttttagaagaaaaaaaatgaactaaaaagtgggagtaaagcgatatgttttaaaaacatttaatgccattaatttcgaaattctaaattatatggtctctcaccccatttaattacaatttatttaaggaaaatttaaattatatggtttctaactttattcttgtttcaAATGAGGTATAGAAATtcattgtgtttataattatagaataatataacGAAGATatgattatttttatttttcttctaatacatagatgtctattttggtcatttaacctacctataaaatctgatttgaaatataaaataatagggatgtgtattaagtagtttggggagtgtatttaaaatttctcataaGAAAAATGTAATTGacttctataaaaaaaaataataaaaaaatggtTCTCATTTACGACATGCTTGAAATGTATGTCGTAAAAAACAAGTGAAAAAACTCATTTACAGCACACATATTTGTGCACGCCGTTAATAGATAACTAAATTTACGGCACACATAAGTTGCACGCTGTAAATGACCTGAATAAACACATTCCGACGGCACACATGATACGTGCGCCGTAAATgacagtcttttacggcgcccgttttttttaaaatgtgtgccgtaaaagactgATTTTCCTGTAGTGATTCTATGCAAGaatagaatgagtattttcatatcctttgcataggacggtctcagtcctaatttccctaaggaacgggctttgtaaaacgagcgagaggccttagaagcaaccaatgaggattttggtgctgataacgtgtttaaggaaaactgaaattgggagagaattgagtcatactttcattgataataggggcctctttatataaaggattacaaaGCTTAAAATCAGAGTTATACAAGGAaatataatcgtacaattaatcggatatctatgaatatctccgagaatatctctaattcaaaaccctattacaactaggtcaagtaacctagagtttggaccagacacatattctggatttacttgaacactcccccttgtatcgcccaaacatggtgctcctctcattgcctcattaaaaaccttgccgagtaacaaaaaccatgtgggacaaaaataacctcggtcgaaggggaaaaagagcacaacacacccttcacgtttcgacaccatacatgtagacatctccccttaATGTCTgcacatctccccctgatgactacgatcctaggagttcggataacttcctcaaacgatgctaccaacatgttccttgaaagtggaatttaggcaatgacttagtgagtaaGTCTGCCaaactgtcctcagatcgaacctagttcactttgatcttgaggagagtctgttgttgctgattatccttggtgttgtcgcttttgatgtagccttgcttcatttgttcaaaacaagcagcattatcctatacgCTTGTAGGTTcatatgtggtagacttcaaagcacaattgttcgaacatgcgtaactatggatccaatccatatacattcactaaccacttcgtgaagagcaattatctctgcattgttcgaagatatagcgactagggtctgttctgtagaccttcaagatatcacggtctctttacccatggtgaacacttaaccagtttgggaagacttttgtgtgggtcagagagatacccaatatcagcaaaaccttcccaaacacatgtcgttttgggatggggatagtggacgcaggccagtgttggcggcgttcctggtgtgtgatgggtccgaatccatcatctctctgtagggatagaacaagcccatatcaatcgtacatctcaagtaccgaaagatatcttttacaccaatccaatggcgtcgcgttggcgcaaaactatatctagctaacaagttcacaacatatgagatgtccggtcttgtgcattgagctaagtacaataatgcgcctattgaacttaagtagggcacttttgcctctagcacatcttcgtcatcatccttcggatgaagaggatccttttcaggatcaagactacggacgatcatgggggtgcttgaaggcttgactttgtcaaaatgcctaagcaactatcaacacgatgctcaagttccaaaccgagacataatcgtgttttcccaaaatccttcatctcaaactcggatttcaagtgttcagtggtttcccttaactctttaagggcttccaatgaagatcatgtccaacatgaaccgcaatataatccgaaacttgttatggaaacgcgcgggcatatcccttcccaatcaagtagtcactttagtgagcgtttcaatcttattgcaaacgcgctccgtgatctagagccacttgacttgggtaaatgaagttcaccatgaaccttcatgtatattccgtatctagatccccaaagagatacgtagtgaccatatttgtaagctgcatgttcagttattcggaaactaccaaactgacaaggtagtggagtgcaatgacatccattacgagagaatatgtctcatcgtagtcgattccagggcattttgtcAGAAGCCTTACGCCAttaggcgagattgccatctctttttctcatcacgctttctaacgaatacccattagtcaataggttttatgttaggagatGTTGGCATCATTGGTTTGAAaatcttcctcttcgttagagaatccaact encodes the following:
- the LOC133746080 gene encoding uncharacterized protein LOC133746080; amino-acid sequence: MSDGYSSNIASRVSLEDNKILNLKSHDCHVLIQQLLSVALRGLLPKGPRVSIFRLCASLNLLCQRVIDINKVELLDKELPETLCMLERFFPPSFFDVMVHLTIHLAQQVLIAGPVLFCWMFHFERYMKVLKDYVKNRSNLEGCIAEKYLAEEITRFCDGYIKEAAEICVQHKRNEDCEDEIILEGKPIGLKKLRQLTPTMWEIAHRYVLTNTTELDPWKELHKDELKLVDKRLEKNTSLLQMKHQRTFSDWLADKVRTSDCSTMSDTVRWITCKPKREVLSCSGYLINWNRFHTRESEKGTQNCGVSVEADTYCRASARDTMLKLDKVDYYGVIKEIILLDYRKFKVPMFDCDWANIVNGVKVEEGFTLVNLRIGQHQFQRDPFIFASQANQVFYSRESDVSNWSVVLRAPPRGLYDNENPGETDYMPSVPLDLSELSLNFVDEDLRRNHCDVMSEASTDSESGDGESTEL